One Halichoerus grypus chromosome 1, mHalGry1.hap1.1, whole genome shotgun sequence genomic region harbors:
- the PRR20G gene encoding proline-rich protein 20G, whose protein sequence is MEKQGLPKRLPSMAPNQDVHSRELDCSGMEGEGTTKADGPVKPGHPLKPFAYVKPIRYETPAFTAHHRERSQGHRGRRSQQAELPNASGYWVLTNSPTSSIYPCLGFRPLEGSTLLFTQTPSGTFVYGVPEFFTHIAH, encoded by the exons ATGGAGAAGCAAGGACTTCCCAAACGCCTTCCTTCAATGGCCCCTAATCAAG ATGTGCATTCTCGGGAGCTAGACTGCTCTGGTATGGAAGGTGAAGGCACCACGAAAGCAGATGGCCCTGTGAAGCCAGGCCATCCCTTGAAACCCTTTGCTTATGTGAAACCTATCAGATATGAGACCCCAGCATTCACAGCTCATCATAGAGAGAGAAGCCAAGGCCACCGTGGGAGAAGAAGTCAGCAGGCA GAGCTACCCAATGCCTCTGGGTATTGGGTTCTCACGAATTCCCCAACTTCATCCATCTATCCCTGCTTAGGGTTCAGACCCTTGGAGGGCTCAACTTTGCTCTTCACACAGACCCCCTCTGGTACCTTTGTGTACGGGGTCCCAGAATTTTTCACCCACATTGCACACTGA